In Rheinheimera sp. MM224, one DNA window encodes the following:
- a CDS encoding divergent polysaccharide deacetylase family protein yields MKYLLSLAFALCSLPSVAAKVAIVIDDIGYHQIDYKLLELPYDLTFAVIPHTTHSNAVAKAAYQKHRDVILHMPMESARRADLSKNALKITMSRSQIEHKLQAAFADVPYAIGVNNHMGSYFTEQADVMDWTLGYIAKRQLFFLDSKTTARSQAGVYAKKHQMPLLTRQVFLDNDRSYPALDKQFKLMIKLAKQHQYAIAIGHPYPETYAYLKKHLADLATQGIEVVKLSALLPADYQVMTAAQTADLPLSLPERDPVQLAHVNDMENTPMNTPVKAEIAEPVFMPAIEEPAAIIAMYSQQWDIPELLNPLTLAVITPAPVFMQKPWNLPEPAKKPVKSLPFYQLGSSF; encoded by the coding sequence ATGAAGTATCTATTAAGCTTAGCTTTTGCGCTTTGCAGTTTGCCCTCTGTTGCCGCCAAAGTGGCTATTGTGATTGATGATATTGGTTACCATCAGATTGACTACAAGCTGCTGGAATTACCTTATGATCTGACCTTTGCCGTGATCCCTCATACAACACACAGCAACGCAGTGGCTAAAGCTGCTTATCAGAAGCATCGTGATGTGATTTTGCATATGCCAATGGAGTCTGCACGTCGTGCCGATTTAAGTAAAAATGCGTTAAAAATCACCATGAGCCGCTCTCAAATTGAGCATAAATTACAAGCCGCTTTTGCTGATGTGCCTTACGCTATAGGCGTCAACAATCATATGGGCAGTTACTTCACAGAACAGGCCGACGTGATGGACTGGACTTTGGGGTATATTGCCAAACGTCAGTTATTTTTCCTCGACAGTAAAACCACAGCCCGCAGTCAGGCTGGTGTTTATGCAAAAAAACACCAGATGCCATTGCTGACCCGTCAGGTGTTTTTGGATAACGACCGCTCTTACCCGGCCTTGGATAAGCAATTTAAGCTGATGATCAAGCTAGCCAAACAACATCAGTATGCGATAGCTATTGGCCATCCTTATCCGGAAACTTACGCCTATCTGAAAAAGCATTTAGCCGATTTAGCAACACAAGGCATTGAAGTAGTGAAGTTATCTGCATTGCTGCCTGCTGATTATCAGGTGATGACAGCAGCACAAACTGCGGACCTACCTTTATCTTTACCTGAACGGGATCCGGTGCAGCTTGCACATGTTAACGACATGGAGAACACACCAATGAATACACCAGTAAAAGCAGAGATTGCAGAACCGGTATTTATGCCTGCCATCGAAGAGCCCGCCGCTATTATTGCCATGTATAGCCAGCAATGGGATATACCAGAGCTGCTGAATCCTTTGACTTTAGCCGTGATTACACCAGCTCCGGTATTCATGCAAAAACCCTGGAACTTGCCAGAGCCGGCTAAAAAACCAGTGAAGTCTTTGCCCTTTTATCAGTTAGGAAGTAGTTTTTAA
- a CDS encoding YjaG family protein translates to MKQKANNFQNMRELGFYQQAAIAATLLERMLPNYQLFSEVTGFGDTKLCRDILNLVWEWLFVKKVKINFERLCNELELATPDQSQFDMFGVYPAIDTATALDSMLNGILSQDATEFVNVAKISQASVARLIEYQAEDIDITTEAELKKWVRDHELMEYEMDCLSELIELVTPLNDGFQREQVQMLKAWVREQGLSNLGMELVPETQNSDG, encoded by the coding sequence ATGAAACAAAAAGCAAACAACTTCCAGAATATGCGTGAACTAGGTTTTTATCAGCAAGCGGCTATAGCAGCGACTTTGCTGGAACGTATGTTGCCTAATTATCAGCTGTTTAGTGAAGTGACAGGCTTTGGCGACACCAAGTTATGTCGCGATATTCTGAATCTGGTGTGGGAATGGCTTTTTGTTAAGAAGGTCAAAATTAACTTTGAGCGTTTATGCAATGAGTTAGAGCTTGCGACACCAGATCAAAGCCAGTTTGATATGTTTGGTGTTTATCCTGCTATTGATACGGCCACAGCTTTGGATTCTATGCTAAATGGCATTTTGTCACAGGATGCGACTGAGTTTGTCAACGTTGCCAAAATTTCTCAGGCTTCAGTTGCCCGCTTAATAGAATATCAGGCTGAAGATATCGACATCACCACTGAAGCTGAATTGAAAAAGTGGGTACGTGATCATGAACTGATGGAATATGAAATGGATTGTCTGTCCGAATTGATTGAGCTGGTGACACCATTAAATGATGGTTTCCAACGTGAGCAAGTGCAAATGCTGAAAGCCTGGGTACGTGAACAAGGATTAAGCAATCTGGGTATGGAGCTTGTTCCTGAAACTCAAAATTCAGACGGCTAA
- the ftsX gene encoding permease-like cell division protein FtsX yields the protein MSILFQGRATGATAVKQSLWNRFVMFWVHHIRQALTSLGEIWLTPASSLLTVAVLGVSLTLPVTLHLMVKNLQQVSTSVDQAAQISLFLKADTNETQIAELIALLQANPEVADVQFIDKSQALAEFTAESGFGDALSYIEDNPLPHVMLVSPKNTSSVAASALLTALQQERYVELAKLDIGWLERLDAIVSLVRQVAIAVALLLMVAVLLVVGNTIRLMILNKKDEIEVMKLVGATNSYIQRPFLYTGIWLGFFGGILTFLIEEVLLWWLKQAIASVTQLYESSFTLQPLSLAELGYLLLVAVALGFIGSFLAVRRNISQIEATGL from the coding sequence ATGAGTATTTTATTTCAGGGCCGTGCGACAGGGGCTACCGCGGTGAAGCAAAGCTTGTGGAACAGATTTGTGATGTTTTGGGTGCATCATATTCGCCAGGCTCTGACCAGTTTAGGTGAAATATGGCTGACTCCGGCTTCGTCATTATTAACAGTGGCTGTGCTTGGCGTTAGTTTAACTTTGCCTGTCACTTTGCATTTAATGGTGAAAAACCTACAGCAGGTCAGTACCAGTGTGGATCAGGCTGCGCAAATCAGCTTGTTTTTAAAAGCGGACACCAATGAAACTCAAATTGCAGAACTCATAGCTTTGCTGCAAGCCAACCCTGAAGTGGCAGATGTGCAGTTTATTGATAAAAGTCAGGCTCTGGCTGAATTTACCGCCGAGTCTGGTTTTGGTGATGCGTTAAGTTACATCGAAGACAATCCGTTACCTCATGTGATGCTGGTCAGTCCAAAAAATACCTCCAGCGTAGCAGCTTCGGCTTTGCTGACGGCGCTACAGCAAGAGCGTTATGTTGAATTAGCGAAGCTGGATATCGGCTGGTTAGAGCGTCTGGATGCAATTGTTAGCTTAGTGCGTCAGGTGGCTATTGCTGTGGCTTTGCTGTTGATGGTCGCTGTGCTTCTGGTGGTGGGTAATACCATTCGATTGATGATCCTGAATAAAAAAGACGAAATTGAAGTCATGAAGCTGGTGGGAGCTACCAACAGTTATATCCAGCGGCCTTTTTTATATACGGGCATTTGGCTTGGTTTTTTTGGTGGCATCCTGACGTTTTTAATCGAAGAAGTACTGCTGTGGTGGTTAAAGCAGGCGATCGCCAGTGTGACTCAGTTGTACGAAAGCAGCTTTACTTTACAGCCGCTTAGTCTTGCTGAATTAGGTTACTTATTACTGGTTGCTGTCGCCCTGGGCTTTATTGGCTCATTTTTGGCCGTGCGTCGCAATATCAGCCAGATTGAGGCGACAGGCCTTTAA
- the rpoH gene encoding RNA polymerase sigma factor RpoH, with protein MTQASQMMNLTVAGSGSLEAYTHAVSTIPMLTAEEERSLAEKLQQDGDLESARVLIMSHLRFVVHIARSYSGYGLPISDLIQEGNIGLMKAVKRFDPTVGVRLVSFAVHWIKAEIHEFVLKNWRIVKVATTKAQRKLFFNLRKAKKHLGWFSKEEVQNVADSLGVPVHEVLEMESRMSNHDMPFDASDDEDESNYTAPVFYLQDKGSDLANRIEEDQWDNASVDRLQAAVRTLDDRSQDIIRARWLDDQKLTLQELADRYQVSAERVRQLEKNAMKKLQAAMAA; from the coding sequence ATGACTCAGGCTTCACAAATGATGAATCTGACAGTGGCTGGAAGTGGCAGCCTAGAAGCTTACACTCATGCGGTAAGTACTATCCCAATGCTCACAGCAGAAGAAGAACGTTCTTTAGCTGAAAAATTACAGCAAGACGGTGATTTAGAATCGGCTCGTGTGCTGATTATGTCTCACCTGCGCTTTGTGGTGCATATTGCCCGCAGCTACTCAGGTTATGGTTTGCCAATCAGCGACTTAATTCAGGAAGGTAATATAGGCCTGATGAAAGCAGTAAAACGTTTTGACCCTACAGTGGGTGTTCGTTTAGTGTCTTTTGCAGTGCATTGGATCAAAGCTGAAATTCACGAGTTTGTGCTGAAAAACTGGCGTATTGTCAAAGTGGCAACCACCAAAGCACAACGTAAGCTGTTCTTTAATCTGCGCAAAGCCAAAAAGCATTTAGGCTGGTTCAGTAAAGAAGAAGTGCAAAACGTAGCTGATTCGTTAGGTGTTCCTGTGCACGAAGTGCTGGAAATGGAATCCCGTATGAGCAATCACGATATGCCTTTTGATGCTTCGGATGATGAAGACGAAAGCAATTACACTGCGCCGGTATTTTATCTGCAGGATAAAGGCTCAGATTTAGCCAATCGTATTGAAGAAGACCAGTGGGATAATGCTTCAGTGGATCGTTTGCAGGCTGCTGTACGCACGCTGGACGACCGTAGCCAGGACATTATCCGTGCCCGTTGGTTAGATGATCAGAAATTGACGTTGCAGGAATTGGCTGACCGTTATCAGGTGTCTGCTGAGCGTGTACGTCAGTTAGAGAAAAACGCGATGAAGAAACTGCAGGCTGCAATGGCTGCTTAA
- the rsmD gene encoding 16S rRNA (guanine(966)-N(2))-methyltransferase RsmD: MKTAKGRSTVPAHQGPGFVRLISGKWKGRRLPVLDAAGLRPTSDRVKETLFNWLMQDVAGSTVLDCFAGSGSLGLEALSRYANFVLLLEKEAKAANLLKQHLKSLGSTEAEVLQTDTLLWLQKPAQRQFDLVFIDPPSDKTWRSLAAKLWQNKAG, translated from the coding sequence ATGAAAACAGCAAAGGGCCGCAGTACAGTTCCGGCACATCAGGGGCCAGGTTTTGTCAGGCTGATTAGTGGCAAATGGAAAGGCCGGCGCTTGCCTGTGTTAGATGCCGCAGGACTAAGACCAACTTCAGACAGAGTCAAAGAAACGCTATTCAACTGGCTGATGCAGGATGTGGCAGGCAGCACTGTACTGGACTGTTTTGCAGGTAGTGGTAGTTTGGGCTTAGAAGCCTTATCGCGTTATGCTAATTTTGTCTTGTTGCTGGAAAAAGAAGCCAAAGCAGCGAACTTACTCAAACAACATTTGAAAAGTCTGGGCAGCACAGAGGCCGAAGTTCTGCAGACAGATACGTTGTTGTGGTTACAAAAACCAGCGCAGCGTCAGTTTGATTTAGTATTTATTGACCCCCCTTCAGACAAGACATGGCGCTCCCTTGCTGCAAAGCTTTGGCAGAACAAGGCTGGCTGA
- a CDS encoding EAL and HDOD domain-containing protein: MYCYVARQPIFDRQKAVTGYELLFRDGVDNCFPNIDADEATSKLITQHHLLLGVEKITGGKQAFINFSADTLIHHFPTSIDPNSMVIEILETVPISDELLTACKELHKMGYRLALDDHDFDAKWDVFLPYVSIIKVDVQMFNILQISKYLRRIAKYPVTLLAEKVETADEYAQLKQLGFDLYQGYFFARPEMLKHKQLGSNKLNLLALISESSKVRLDYDGLAAIVERDLDMSYKLLRFINSVHYARKQCIGSLKHAMVYMGEAELKKFISLLALANLAEGQSDELLVMSLIRARFCDRLANIRGDTENPPAAFLTGLFSLVDALLEQPLEELLAQLPLLPEIKAALLENKGVLADYLTVERTFEHGLWQQQTELSSRMVPETVDLNLVYFEAVEWGQRLLTVQQH; the protein is encoded by the coding sequence ATGTACTGTTATGTCGCCCGTCAGCCTATTTTTGATCGTCAAAAAGCCGTAACAGGCTATGAACTGTTATTCAGGGATGGCGTAGACAACTGCTTCCCTAATATTGATGCCGATGAAGCGACCTCTAAACTCATTACGCAACATCACCTTTTACTTGGCGTCGAAAAAATCACTGGCGGCAAACAAGCCTTTATTAACTTTTCAGCTGACACTTTAATTCACCACTTCCCTACTTCTATTGATCCGAACAGTATGGTAATCGAAATTCTCGAAACTGTGCCTATCAGTGATGAACTGCTAACGGCCTGCAAAGAGCTGCATAAAATGGGCTATCGCCTGGCATTGGACGATCATGATTTTGATGCCAAGTGGGACGTGTTTTTACCTTACGTCAGTATTATTAAAGTGGATGTGCAGATGTTTAACATTCTGCAAATCAGCAAATATTTGCGCCGTATTGCTAAATACCCGGTCACTCTGTTGGCTGAAAAGGTAGAAACAGCAGATGAATACGCACAACTGAAACAGCTGGGGTTTGATTTATATCAGGGTTACTTTTTTGCCCGCCCGGAAATGCTGAAGCATAAACAACTGGGAAGTAACAAACTGAATTTGTTGGCTCTGATCAGCGAGTCCAGCAAAGTACGGTTGGACTATGATGGTTTGGCTGCCATAGTAGAACGTGATTTGGATATGTCGTACAAGCTGCTGCGTTTTATTAACAGTGTGCATTATGCCCGCAAGCAATGTATTGGCTCGCTGAAACATGCCATGGTGTATATGGGCGAAGCTGAGCTGAAAAAGTTTATCTCGCTACTGGCACTGGCTAATCTGGCAGAAGGTCAATCTGATGAGCTGCTAGTGATGTCGCTGATCCGCGCACGATTCTGTGATCGCCTGGCCAATATTCGCGGTGATACAGAAAACCCACCAGCGGCGTTTTTAACAGGTTTATTTTCTTTGGTGGATGCTTTATTGGAGCAACCGCTGGAAGAGCTATTGGCACAATTGCCTTTATTACCTGAAATAAAAGCAGCGCTGCTGGAAAATAAAGGGGTACTGGCCGATTATCTGACGGTTGAACGGACTTTTGAACATGGCTTGTGGCAACAACAAACTGAACTGTCATCCCGTATGGTACCGGAGACTGTAGATTTAAATCTGGTGTACTTTGAAGCGGTGGAATGGGGGCAACGATTGCTGACGGTGCAGCAGCATTAA
- a CDS encoding DUF2721 domain-containing protein: protein MLMTMTTPALLFPAISLLLLAYTNRFLVLAQLIRQLNTREGGQVRDMAKRQIENLRQRMFLIRSMQRWGVISFVLCTLSMFFLFMQWGLAGQIAFGASLASLMLSLLVSLYEIQISCNAIKIELESMEQEQA, encoded by the coding sequence ATGCTGATGACCATGACTACCCCTGCTTTGTTGTTTCCAGCAATTTCTTTGCTGTTATTGGCCTATACCAACAGGTTTTTAGTACTGGCCCAGCTTATTCGTCAGTTGAATACCCGTGAAGGCGGGCAAGTCAGAGATATGGCCAAACGTCAGATTGAAAACTTACGACAACGGATGTTTTTAATTCGCTCTATGCAGCGTTGGGGCGTTATTAGCTTTGTACTTTGTACCTTGTCGATGTTTTTTCTGTTTATGCAGTGGGGTCTGGCCGGCCAGATCGCTTTTGGCGCCAGTCTGGCCAGTTTAATGCTGAGTTTATTGGTGTCCTTATACGAAATTCAGATTTCCTGTAACGCGATAAAAATAGAACTGGAAAGTATGGAGCAAGAGCAGGCTTAA
- a CDS encoding DUF3718 domain-containing protein, whose product MKFKFIAVIAIAAVQFVAPTASANDQMVQSICAYVADNNKNDLRKALSDNRMRLKNVYDGITCDGLPLVRHAIKHNAADTAEFIIKQLPGSQVAKSGDVEWATSNGFAASPILEAIKARSAS is encoded by the coding sequence ATGAAATTTAAATTTATTGCTGTAATCGCCATCGCTGCTGTTCAATTTGTTGCACCAACTGCCTCTGCAAATGACCAGATGGTTCAGTCTATCTGTGCATACGTGGCCGATAACAACAAAAACGACCTGCGTAAGGCTTTGTCTGATAACCGTATGCGTTTAAAAAATGTTTATGATGGTATCACCTGCGATGGTTTACCTTTAGTTCGTCATGCTATTAAACACAATGCAGCTGACACAGCTGAGTTCATCATCAAGCAGTTACCTGGTAGCCAGGTTGCTAAATCAGGTGATGTAGAGTGGGCAACCAGCAATGGTTTTGCTGCTTCTCCAATCCTGGAAGCGATCAAAGCCCGTAGCGCAAGCTAA
- the ftsE gene encoding cell division ATP-binding protein FtsE, which produces MLRFEQVTKSYSGGFVALDRVSFHLEKGEMAFLTGHSGAGKSTLLKLISLIERPSTGKVFINGVDLSRVNKGQVPYVRRDIGMIFQNHKLLMNHSVFDNVALPLVIEGFSGKDMTKRVHAALDKVGLLDKVRCLPHTLSGGEQQRVGIARAVVNRPPLLLADEPTGNLDPDLSKDIMNVFEAFNQVGVSVLIASHDLSLLARMRYRTLTLKNGRMINDGLTSYGADE; this is translated from the coding sequence ATGTTGCGTTTTGAGCAAGTGACAAAAAGTTATAGCGGTGGTTTTGTAGCGCTCGACAGGGTTAGTTTTCATCTGGAAAAAGGCGAAATGGCCTTTTTAACAGGGCATTCAGGCGCGGGTAAAAGTACCTTATTAAAACTGATCAGCCTGATTGAGCGTCCAAGCACAGGGAAAGTGTTTATCAATGGTGTGGATTTAAGCCGGGTGAACAAAGGTCAGGTACCTTATGTACGCCGTGATATTGGTATGATTTTCCAGAACCATAAGCTGTTGATGAACCATAGTGTGTTCGACAATGTGGCCTTGCCTTTAGTGATTGAAGGTTTCAGCGGCAAAGACATGACCAAGCGAGTGCATGCAGCTTTGGATAAAGTTGGGCTGCTGGATAAGGTGCGTTGCCTGCCTCACACTTTATCTGGTGGCGAACAACAACGGGTTGGTATAGCCCGAGCCGTGGTTAATCGCCCACCTTTATTGTTAGCAGATGAACCCACAGGGAATCTGGATCCTGATTTATCTAAAGACATTATGAACGTATTCGAAGCCTTTAATCAGGTCGGCGTGTCTGTGCTGATTGCCAGTCACGATTTAAGTTTATTAGCCCGGATGCGTTACCGCACCCTGACCTTAAAAAATGGTCGCATGATCAACGATGGCTTAACGTCCTATGGAGCCGACGAATGA
- a CDS encoding RsmD family RNA methyltransferase: MAEQGWLKPGALIYLETEKELALDQLPADWLLLKEKVAGQLAYRLWQQP, from the coding sequence TTGGCAGAACAAGGCTGGCTGAAACCCGGTGCGTTGATTTATCTGGAAACAGAAAAAGAACTGGCGCTGGATCAACTGCCTGCAGATTGGCTGTTATTAAAAGAGAAAGTGGCAGGGCAATTAGCTTACCGGCTCTGGCAACAACCTTAA
- the ftsY gene encoding signal recognition particle-docking protein FtsY: protein MPDPAPEVEATLPVSTPAEIVTAPVPALQPQPAERPGFFARLKQGLTKTSQNLGNGLASLFLGKKIDDDLYEELETQLLMADVGVDTSQKLIKQLVQHADRKQLKDADALFDKLQQEMALLLDEVEQPLQLKGADGPFVILMVGVNGVGKTTTIGKMAQQFKQQGKSVMLAAGDTFRAAAVEQLQVWGERNAIPVIAQHSGADSASVIFDAYQAAKARGVDVLIADTAGRLQNKAHLMEELKKIVRVMKKIDANAPHEVMLTLDAGTGQNALSQARLFKEAVDITGISLTKLDGTAKGGVIFAIADQFKLPIRYIGVGEGIDDLRVFDSKDFIKALFARDL from the coding sequence ATGCCTGATCCTGCGCCAGAGGTTGAAGCGACTCTGCCGGTTTCAACTCCAGCAGAGATTGTCACGGCTCCTGTCCCAGCTCTGCAACCTCAGCCTGCCGAACGTCCTGGTTTTTTTGCCCGTTTAAAACAAGGTTTAACTAAAACCAGCCAGAATTTAGGCAATGGTTTAGCCAGCCTGTTTTTAGGTAAAAAAATTGATGATGATTTATATGAAGAATTAGAAACCCAACTGTTGATGGCCGATGTCGGTGTAGATACCAGTCAGAAACTGATTAAACAACTGGTGCAACATGCGGATCGTAAACAGTTAAAAGATGCCGATGCCTTATTCGATAAGCTGCAACAGGAAATGGCATTGTTGTTGGATGAAGTTGAGCAACCTCTGCAACTGAAAGGCGCTGATGGTCCGTTTGTCATTCTGATGGTGGGTGTTAATGGCGTAGGTAAAACCACCACTATTGGCAAAATGGCGCAGCAGTTTAAGCAACAAGGCAAATCAGTGATGTTAGCCGCTGGTGATACCTTCAGAGCTGCAGCTGTGGAGCAGTTGCAGGTTTGGGGGGAACGTAATGCGATTCCTGTGATAGCCCAGCACAGCGGTGCTGACAGCGCTTCGGTAATTTTTGATGCTTATCAGGCAGCCAAAGCCCGTGGTGTCGATGTATTGATAGCCGATACCGCCGGTCGTCTGCAAAACAAAGCGCATTTAATGGAAGAGCTGAAAAAGATTGTCCGGGTGATGAAAAAAATCGATGCCAATGCGCCACATGAAGTGATGCTGACACTGGACGCTGGTACAGGACAAAATGCCTTAAGTCAGGCACGCTTATTTAAAGAAGCAGTGGATATTACCGGTATCAGCTTAACCAAGCTCGATGGCACGGCCAAAGGTGGTGTGATATTCGCAATCGCTGATCAGTTTAAATTACCTATCCGCTACATTGGTGTGGGTGAGGGGATAGATGACTTGCGGGTATTTGATAGTAAAGATTTTATTAAGGCATTGTTTGCCAGGGATCTCTGA